Below is a genomic region from Rosa chinensis cultivar Old Blush chromosome 5, RchiOBHm-V2, whole genome shotgun sequence.
TCTCCATTGCCTCTCTGGTTCTCTGTAACTTCTGTCTTAATCTGCATGGTTTGTTTCGCTTAGTTTTAACTATTATATTCTCACGACTTGGGCCGAATTTGGTGCTCCAAGACTTTGGGCTTTTTTACAAGCGGATTTGTCTACAACAATTAGGGCTTCAATAGAGTGATGTTTTACCGCCTAGTGCTATTATTTGTTGGatctgttggagaggaaagatcccacattggaaaagtgacaaataaaatataacttataagtgggtggatctcacccaattgtaccgaggccttttgtgattaaaacccaacacctattgggtggttaagttgggacaatatcggtacaatggtgggccacgggacacgcttgtcgctgtttaacatggtatcagagcgggtccctCTACAATTGCGTCTCTacgtaggcacgtatcatgagtccaaattggggttccctgtattgccattgaaattaccaagtgtccaatgaatgtgggccttggattgtattgaccaagtctccaatatgagacttgtgtcccaatttccaatatgggaatttgatgaatgaatttcacgtgcagacctagagctaggttgcacgtgagggggcgtgttggagaggaaagatcccacattggaaaagtgacaaataaaatataacttataagtggatggatctcacccaattgtaccgaggccttttgtgattaaaacccaacacctattgggtggttaagttgggacaatatcggtacaatggtgggccacgggacacgcttgtcgctgtttaacaggATCCTTGAAACAACTTTCAAAAGACGTATAAGCTACAAGATAAGCTTAGTTCAACGCGAACAGTTTCATtgagtttatattttttttctgagaatatctttgtgaaaacTTTGATCGAGTTCACTTAGGTCAAGTACTTTGGTAACTGTAAAAACTCGATATGAATTTTCACTAAAAATTAGGTAAGTAGAGCTTGCAACTCAATTAGGTAATATGTGCAATTATGATTAAAACACCGAGAATCCTAACTTTACACACCGAGGAAAGAGTATGTCCGTCTGATACAAGGAAAAGTTAAAACACGAAGATAAATTGCAGTGCAATAATTGCATGTAACATAATATTTAATGGCTTCATCAATAAAGGAAAGTTGTGTAGATAGGATATAATATTATGATGAAAGGCGGCACATAGAGATATTAAAATCGAGGAAGTTCTCACACTTTCCTAATTCTGTGATCTTTGAATCTTCCTGCAGATTCCTTTAAGTAAACCTGCTTGAAAGAGTTGTCCCCAACTTGTTGTAGGAATAGACTATCCCGAATCGTAACCGATTAGACTCTATATAATGAGCCTCCCCAGCACCTCAACTCTCAACTTTTGACTCTacaatctcacaaggttcaacACATAATGGCTTCTTGTTTTGGTCTACATAGCAAACCAAGCTGGAAAGTACCGGATAGAGAAAACGTCCTCGAATTAATAAACGTACAGAGCGCAATATACACCGGGCTGATGGATGAGACCGCCCCAACATCCTCCTCTATACTTGAAGATGGCGATTATCATGAGGTCAAAGACCTCTCTGTCTCTGAAGTTGTGGAGAGATGTGAAGCTCTCTTGAAAAAATTAGATGATGAGAACTTCAGTTTGATTTCACGAGACAAGTCTAACCAGACCTATTGTGCTTGTAGTGATGGCGTCAAACGTTATGCGCTGAAGGATATAAATAAATGCTCAAAACCAAgtgcaaagaaaagagaagtcATCCGTTATATAATTAATGTTGTTATTGAGTCCTGCGAACAAGGAAAACGACCTATGTTCGAACAACAAAAAATATCGAACTCAGCTCTTGATGACATTTGTTGCGCTATAAACTGCAGCAGATCCAACCTCAACATAGATGCTAGTGCAAGAGGCGTTGTTGGAGGTCTGCTTTCGATCAAGATTGGAAAGTACAAAACCTTGTGTACACGCAGGGATGATGGGGAACCCATCCCGCCTTTTATGCATTCAGATATTATTTTGAAGAATCGTGGAGCCAAGTTCGTATTGGTGGTGGAAAAGAAATCCGCTTTTAATACTCTCATGCAAGACAAGTTTTACGTTGATTATCCATGTATAATCATCACCGGAATGGGAATGCCGGAGGTGGGGAGCAGAAGTTTTCTAAACGTAATGTCGGAGAAGTTTAAGATTCCAGTGTATGGCCTTTTCGACTGTGATCCAGCTGGCATCGAAATTTTTTCGGTTTATGCTGCGGGGTCGTACAATAAATCGTACGATAATGTGAATTTGACTTGCCCGTATATGATGTGGTTGGGTGTTTGGCCGAGTGACCTACATGCACTTAAAATACCCTGCCAGGATTTAACTCGATACGAGATTAAGAAAGTAGACCTTCTTTTGGAAAAAGATTTTGTGAAAGAGTATCCGACATTGCTTGAGG
It encodes:
- the LOC112164439 gene encoding DNA topoisomerase 6 subunit A, whose protein sequence is MDETAPTSSSILEDGDYHEVKDLSVSEVVERCEALLKKLDDENFSLISRDKSNQTYCACSDGVKRYALKDINKCSKPSAKKREVIRYIINVVIESCEQGKRPMFEQQKISNSALDDICCAINCSRSNLNIDASARGVVGGLLSIKIGKYKTLCTRRDDGEPIPPFMHSDIILKNRGAKFVLVVEKKSAFNTLMQDKFYVDYPCIIITGMGMPEVGSRSFLNVMSEKFKIPVYGLFDCDPAGIEIFSVYAAGSYNKSYDNVNLTCPYMMWLGVWPSDLHALKIPCQDLTRYEIKKVDLLLEKDFVKEYPTLLEELQLMKKKKKKANLEALEKFGRTCLSEYYLPYKLKYLLTDTD